The Taeniopygia guttata chromosome 22, bTaeGut7.mat, whole genome shotgun sequence genome has a window encoding:
- the BOLA3 gene encoding bolA-like protein 3 isoform X1: MSPGHREPQNRRAPAPDPPLWLRCRGWRGLASGTDGESRLAQLLREKFPHASAIKVVDISGGCGDMYEIHVESEEFREKRPVQQHRMVTQALSEEIKHMHGLRIFTSAPKA, from the exons ATGTCCCCCGGgcacagggaaccccaaaaccgccGCGCCCCAGCCCCCGATCCTCCG ctctggctgcgCTGCCGCGGCTGGCGGGGTCTGGCCTCGGGCACGGACGGGGAGTCGCGCCTGGCGCAGCTGCTGCGGGAGAAGTTCCCGCACGCCTCGGCCATCAAGGTGGTGGATATCTCAG ggggctgcggcgaCATGTACGAGATCCACGTGGAGTCGGAGGAGTTCCGGGAGAAGCGGCcggtgcagcagcacaggatggTGACACAG GCCCTGAGCGAGGAGATCAAGCACATGCACGGCCTGCGCATCTTCACCTCGGCCCCCAAGGCCTGA
- the BOLA3 gene encoding bolA-like protein 3 isoform X2, with protein MAAAGLSRAPLWLRCRGWRGLASGTDGESRLAQLLREKFPHASAIKVVDISGGCGDMYEIHVESEEFREKRPVQQHRMVTQALSEEIKHMHGLRIFTSAPKA; from the exons atggcggcggcggggctgaGCCGGGCCCCG ctctggctgcgCTGCCGCGGCTGGCGGGGTCTGGCCTCGGGCACGGACGGGGAGTCGCGCCTGGCGCAGCTGCTGCGGGAGAAGTTCCCGCACGCCTCGGCCATCAAGGTGGTGGATATCTCAG ggggctgcggcgaCATGTACGAGATCCACGTGGAGTCGGAGGAGTTCCGGGAGAAGCGGCcggtgcagcagcacaggatggTGACACAG GCCCTGAGCGAGGAGATCAAGCACATGCACGGCCTGCGCATCTTCACCTCGGCCCCCAAGGCCTGA